The following DNA comes from Crateriforma spongiae.
TCCTGCAATGGTGATGCGGTTGATCAAAGGTGGGGCAAAGGTCGACGGCACGGATTCGCGGCCGACGAGGCAAGCCGGAATTGATAGTCCGCGATCCAAGCGATGACCAGACGGCAGCGAACCGCGGTCGCGCAAATTTGGCGTCAAGCGATCGCCGGCGATCAAGCCAAGTGGTCGATCGCGGACTGGATCTCTGCGATCACTTCGGGATCGTCTTCGGTCGCCAGACGCTGCATCAAGACCGACCGTGCTTTGCCACCGATCCGGCCCAAGGCCCATGCCGAAGCGGATCGGACCAAGGGTTCGTGATCAGACAAACCGGTGGTCAGCGGTCCAAGGCTTTCCGTGGTGCCTTGGTTTCCCAAGACGATCGCGGCGTTTCGCAAGATGCCCCGACGTCGGGTCCGCCACAACGCGGTCTTGCGATAGCGTTTTCGGAACTGTTCATCATCCAACGTGAACAGATCGTGCAAGTCCAAATCCGTCATCGTCGGTTCCGACGGTGACACCGATTCGTTGTTCGGTCGCGTGTTCTCGCGTGACGATTGTCGATTCCAGGGACAGACTTCTTGGCAAACGTCGCAACCGAAAACCCAGTCGCCGATTTGCGGACGTAGGGGCCGGGGAATGCTGCCGCGATGTTCGATGGTCAGATAGCTGATGCATCGCGACGCATCCATGACGCCCGGCTGTGGAAAGGCATCGGTGGGACAGGCATCCAAGCAAGCGGTGCAGGTGCCACAGTGAAAACGATCGAACGGTGGATCAGGTTGCAATTCCACCGTGGTCAGGACGCATGCCAGAAAGAAATAGCTGCCGACAAGGGGCCGCAACAGCAGTGTGTTCTTTCCGCGCCAACCCAAACCGGCCAATTGCGCAACTTCGCGTTCCATCAACGGTGCGGTATCGACCACGCCACGCGATCGTGACTCCGGTGCACACGATTGTAACGTTCGGCAAAGCGTCTTCAGCTTAGGGTGAATCCAATCGTGATAATCGTCGCCGGTCCACACGTATCGGGCGACCTTTCCGCGGCCACTGGGCGTTTGGCCGTCGCTCGGGATGTGCTTGCCCCTTGCATCGATCCGTTCGGATGCACTGGGATAGGGATATGCCAACGCGATGATCGATCGGACGCCTGGCAACACCCCACTGGGATGCTTGTACGCATCGATCCGCTGCGAAAAGTAATCCATTTCAGCGGCATAGCCTTCATCGATCCAACGCAACAGGTCACTGTGGCCCTGCGATGAAACCGCCGGCGCAAATCCGCACAAGTGGAAGCCCAACTGACCGGCGACGGCGCGAATTTCCGCTTTCAGATCGTCTGGAACGGGATCGGATTGCATGTGGCCAATGGACGCACGTGGCGGGGATGATGGGGATCGAACGTGCGAGACGATGACTATTGTGGACCGATTCGACATATTGGGGAACCGCGTTTGAATGGAAAACATTCGTCGACGCCCCGCCTTTGGCGATCTTCCCGCCAGATTCTTTCCCTCCCCCCTTCCCACGTTAGGAAACCCCATGGGCATTTTTCGTTTCCTGAATCTGTCTCCGGTTCAACATTCGGTTGCGTTGGGCACGGTCGCCGCAATGATTTTGTCCGGTACGTCTGGATCGCGATGGGTATGCGCGGACGAAGAGGCGACACCCTATCAATTGTTCGTCGACATTCATGCGGACGACGGGGGCACCGGGACGGCGAGCGATCCATTTCCCAACTTGGAAGCCGCCAAACGGACCATTCGTCAGCGACGCGACGCGGGGGCTTGGCCGGTCGACGGTGCGGTTGTGGTAAACGTCGCGCCCGGGGTTTATGCGGCTGATTCGTCGCTGCGTTTCGGTTCGGCCGATGGCGGAACCGAATCCGCGCCGGTGGTCTATCGCAGCACCCAGCCCGGTGCCGCTACGCTTCAGGGCGGCGTCACACTGAAGGCGTCGGACTTTCGGCCGATTCGCAAAGCTTTGGATGATCCCGCAACGACGGGAATGAATCCGGGCGTCTGGGATCGAGTCCTTGTCTGCGACTTGAGTGATCGAGGGATGGAGTTTCCGAAGGTTCCGAAATCCTATCGTGCGGTTCCGCCGGCACCTTGGTTGTACGTGGATGGACGGCCGATGGAGTTGGCTCGGTGGCCGAATCACGGTGACGGTGATGGATGGGCAAGGTTCCACGAAGCGATCGACACGGGGCTGGGGAATCCGGATAGCGAAGACCCCGCCAAGCGTCAGTTGCGTCCGGGATCGTTTCGTTTCGACGATCCGCGTCCCGAACGTTGGGACATTCAGCGTGGCGTTTGGTTGTGCGGTTATTGGACACACGACTGGAGCGATGAAGTCATCCAGATCGCCCAATACGATCTTGCCGAAAAGGCGATCAAGTTGGCGGCGCCGCATCACTATGGCATCAAAGGAAAGACGTGGGGCAACAGCCAGCGTCGTTTCTTTGCCGTCAATGTCTTAAGCGAACTTGATGCACCGGGCGAATGGTATCTGGATCGCCAAGAACAAAGGCTGTTCTTGGATCCGCCGACCGGTTTTGCGGATGCGTCCATCACGCTGGCCACACTGACCGAGCCGATCTTGAAGATCGAACACGCAAAGCATCTGCGGTTCGAAGGCTTCACCATCGAATGCGGACACGGCGATGCCATCGATGTTCGTGATGGACACAATGTTCAGATCGCCGGATGTACGATTCGAAACATGGGTGCCGGTGGTGTCCGCGTGACCGGTTCAGAAAACCAAGTGCGTTCGTGTGACCTGTATCAGCTGGGGACGTTTGGTATTTCGCTAAGCGGTGGCGATCGCAAGCAACTGACCATGGCAGGTAACGTGGCGGACAACAATCATGTTCACCATTACGGATTGTTTCAGCGGACGTATGCCGCCGGCATTTCAGCGGGCGGATGCGGGCAAACCATCACAAACAACCTGATTCACGACGCGCCGCACAACGCGATTCGATACGGCGGCAACGAACACCGCATTGAACGCAACGAGATTCATCATGTCGTGTTGGAAACGGGTGACGCGGGCGCTTTCTACACCGGGCGTGATTGGACCAGTCAAGGAAATGTGTTGCGGCACAACTACATTCATGATCTGGGCGTTGGGAACACCGATCATGTCAACACCATGGCGATCTATCTGGATGATTGTGACAGCGGCGACACGTTGGAAGGCAACATCATGGTCCGTGCCGGTCGCGCGGTGATGATGGGTGGCGGCCGCGACAACAAGGTCATCAACAACTTGGTGATCGATTGTCCGATCGGCATCCATCTGGATTCACGTGGGATGACATGGTCGCAGTGGAACAATCCGGAACACCCGAGTTGGATGTTGGAAGAAAAGGCGTTGGCTTTGGACTATCAGTCACCAATCTGGGCCCAGCGTTATCCCAGTCTTGCCAAGATCATGGCGGATTCACCCAAGGAACCGCTGCACAACCGGTTCGCACGAAATGTGTTTGTCGATTGCGATCGGCGTGTCTGCCAATTCGATAGCAACGTGATGAAGTTGCTTGGCAAGTTAGACGTTGCCGACAATGTGGCAGTCAGCAGCACCGGATCGTCTGCGTCAACGGTCAAGATCGCAGACATCACAGGCTTTTCCAATCAAGACGCCAAGATCGATGCGACCGGTGACGACAAAGTGGACGCTTATCTGAAACAACAAGACGCATCCGGATGGATGGGGATCGACGGTTGGGAACCGATTCCGGTGGACAAGATCGGTTTGCGAAAGGACGTCTATCGCAAAACGTTGCCATAGCGCCATGTTGCAACGTGATCGTCAACGGCTATCGACGCGTCGCTGCATTTCCGGCGACGTCGGTGGATGATCCGCGAAGGCTGTGTCGGTAGTAGACCTCCAAACACAGCGTGGCCATCGCGGTGGTGTAAACCTTGCCGCCATAGCCGCCCCAAACCGAATCAGTCGGCCAACTGCCGTCGGGCAACTGGGTCGCCAGCAAGCGTGTCTTCAACGCCTGGTTCCAACGCTGCCACGCGGCATCCTGCAACTGGTGCAATGCGATCGTCGCGTAGTACCAGTAGTAGTAATTGTCTTGGCCCACGCCGGGCGGCTGTTCCAGCAAGAATTGTTCGGCTTCGAAGATCTCAGCCGGCGGAACCGTGTCACCCATCAGCAATCGGGTTGCCAAAGCCTCCGCTGTCATCGTTCGCGTCGGTTTTTCGCCGGGGCGATAGCTGGCCAAACCGCCGCTGCGGCCGGCACGAACGGTCCGCAAAAATCGCAGTACACCGCCGACCGCCTGACGATCGGCGGGAAGCCCCGCGCGGAACCCGGCATCCATGACCATCGCCTGCCATCCCAGCTGGCTCAGGTCACCGGGATCGCCGGGCGTGTAGCGAAACCCACCGGTGGTCGGATGTTGCATCGACCGGGTGTACATCAGCGCCCGTCGGGTGGCTTCGATCGCGTTGGGGTCGGATGACATCGCGGCGGCCTCGCCCATGGCCAATGCGGCCATGCCGTGGCAGTAGTTCGATGCGTAAAGCGTGGCGTTGCCGGCCAGAGATCCGCTGGATTTTTGCTGACGGATCAGATAGACCAGCCCGCGATAAACGTTTTCGCTGTAAGGGCCCTCGACGTGCGTATTGCCCGAACCGACCATCGCCAGCAGAGCCATGCCGGTGGATGCGGAATCCGAACGAGATCCGGCGACCACGCCGTGCGCGTCGGAACGGGCTTCACCCAGCGGTCGTCGCTCTTGGCCGGATCCGGCCGACCGGCTGTCAAAACCACCGTCAGATCGTTGATGCATGGCCAGGAATTTTAGAGCGCGGCCCACGGCAGCTTCGGTGTTCTGGTCACCACCGGTCTGTTGCAGTGCCAGCTGTTTCGCGGAACCGACTCGATTGGCAAAGTCGGCTTTGCGCGCACCGGCGGTCATGGCTTCCGGGGCACTAGAGATGGCGTTGCTGACGGTCGCCGTCGGATGTGATGCGGTGGCCCGAACATTGGCCTGCTGTGCGCTGGCCGAAGGTGTGCCGGCAGGCCGTGGCGTCGGTGCGGTGGTCGCGGGCTGCTTTGATGGATCGGACGATGAAGCCGCTGATGAAGCGACGGCGGGCTCCGGTGCAACGGACTGTGTGGAGTCGATCTGGCTGGCTGCGGCCATATCGTTGGTCGCGTCGATTTCATTCAGCCAGTCGTCCAATAACGCCTGCGTGGCCATCGCGATCGGCTGATCGTTGATTAGGTCGCTGGGATCCGTGTTTTCCGTTTGGTCCGCTGCATCCTCGGTTGTCGGCGGGGCGTCGAACGGTTCGGACGCCAATGAATCGGGAATCGGGGCCGGCTCGGATGGCGTCGGATCGTCGGGCACGACCTCGGCAACATCGCTCAAGTCGTCTTCATCGGGTGATTCGGACGGTACCGTCGGCGTTTCGACCAGGTCGGTCAGTTCGGCGACCGGAAGCGGCGCAATCATTGCCGACGGATCGTCACCGGCAACGTCCGCGGTCAAAAGATCCGGATCAAAGACGGCGACGTTGATTTCCGAAACACCAGGATCGTCGTCGTTGTCGGGGTCCACGTTGGTGCTGCCGCCGGGATTCTGGATCAACGGGACGGCAAAGAAGATCACCGCGTGCAGGGCGATCGACATCAACAGACAAACCACCGCCGCTTGCCGACCGCTGCGTTTTCGACGACCGAACAACCAAACCGTAACGACCAGCAGCCCGATCGCGGCGACGGCGACGGGATAAACCACCCATGGATCGGTCCACAAGTTCGTCGGATCGATCACCGTCGCATGCCTTGTGGAGAGACCGAAGCGACCGATGGACCCTTGGCAGCCAAATTGATGTTGGCGATCCCCGAATTGCGAATCGTGCGCAGGATCTGGTCGACGACGTCAAACGGCGCGTTGCGTTCGGCGCGAACCAGCACACGCAAACCGGGATAGACGGCGAACTGTTCTTGCAAACTCTGGTACAGCTGATCCGGTGCAACCATTTGTCCGTCCAAGGTCACGCTGCCGTCGCCGGCGACATCGACGATTCGTTTGTCGGGCAACCGGCTGATGGCTTGCATGTCCGCGGCACCGGCGACGTTGACGTTCACCCGGCTTTCCGATTCGCTGAACTTGCTGCCGACCATGAAGAAAATCACCAACAAGAACACCACATCAATCATGGGCGTCAGGTTGATCGTAGCGTCTTCGGATCGGCTGCGTTTGGGCATCGGAGTATTCCGGCGGTGCAATCAGCGTGACTAGGCGGCGCGACGTTTGCGCGACTTGGTTCCGCCACCGGCACTTTCCAAGCCTTCGGCGGAGATGCAATCAACAACCCGTTGGCACAGCTTGTCGATTTCGTTCAGGTAACCGTCCGATTTGGCACTGAAGTACATGTAGGCCAGGTAGGCGGGAATGGCGACGGACAGCCCGCCTGCGGTCGTCAGCAACGCTTGGCTGATTCCACTGGCCAACAGTTCGGGGTGGCCGATCGATTCTTGGCTGCTGATCGTTTCAAACGCTTCGATCATGCCCAAAACCGTGCCCAACAATCCGATCAATGGGGCCACATTGCTGATCGCGTGAAAGACCCGCAGGAATCGACGCAGACCGTCGGCGACGCGATCGCCCGCGTCCATCACCGCTTGTTCGACTTCGAACATGGGGCGGCCCCAGCGACGGACGGCCGCTTGGAAGACTTCCGCGACAGGGCAACTGAATTCTTCGCACAACTCGGTCGCTTCGTCGAAACTCAGTTGTCCGTCTTCGACACATTCGGTGAACCGGCGTACGAATGGTCGCGGGATCACGCGGCCGCGACGCAGTGAAACTAGCCGTTCCATCGACAATGCCAGAACCACCAGCGAACAGATCGCCAGCGGGATCATCAACACGCCACCTTGCGAGATCTTGTCGACGATTGCCGGCATTTCCCAGGCGGCCGATTCGTCTTCGGACTCCGGTGCAACGCCTTGTTGTTGAGGCAATTCCTGGTTCAGCGACGGGATCGACGACGGCGCGGACGCGATGCGTGCATCCGGGCCGGCGGACGCTGTGTTGTAGAATTGGTTGTTGCCGTTGTTGAAATTCGCCTGGCCGTTGTATCCCGTTTGGCCGCCCTGGAAGTTCAGCGACTGGGGACGCATCTGTTGACCAGTGGCGACCGGCATCAATGCGGTCCATGCGGCCAAGCCGAAGGTCAGGACCATCGGTGGCAACAGGAATGACACCAAGCCTCGCCACGCCGGGCTGCCCCGTCGATCGTCGGCCGCAACGAATTTTCTGGTTCCGCCTTTGTTCGTCATCGCTTCAACGTCGAATCCGCTTGCGAGGATGCTGCTGGTAGATTGGCGAGCCGGCGTCGTGCCAATTCGCTGTGGGGACTGTCGCCGAAACGACGTACGAGGTTGCCATAACACATCGACGCCGATTGTGTCCTCCCCAAATGTTCAAACGATTTGCCCGCTTGGACCAACGACGCCGCCACCCAGGGTGATTCCGGGTCGATGCCTTCGACCAGCCGGTAGGCGTCGATCGCTGCTGCGTAATCTTGCTGCAGAAAATACGTTTCCCCGATTAGCCACTGGGCGCGGCCGCGAAGGGTGGTGATCGCGTGAGGGTTCCGGACGACCGATTCCAGCAGGTCGCGGGCATGCCCGAACCGTAGGGCTCGGATCGAAAGGTCCGCGTCCAGCAGGTCAACAAAAACGAGTTTGGCCGTGTCGTTGCCGGCGGCCTGTCTTGCGGCCAGTACTCGCGCCGCCGCCTCGTCACGTTGCCCGTGTTGGCAAGCGATTTCCGCCAGTCGCAGCAGCGACGTGATCCGGGTGTCGCCGAAATCATCAACCGCTCGGATCCACCATGCATGCGATTGTTGTCCGCGTCCGTCTTGGACCAGCGATTCGGCAAGAATCGATAGAAGTTCGGCGGATTCTTGGTTGGCTTGGTCTTCGGCAAAGGCTTGATCTTCGGGGGACACCGCGTCCGCCGGGGTATTTGTTTGGCCGACCACGTCATCGGCCGTGGCGTCACTGAGTGCAGCGGCAATGGAGCTCCAATCGGATGCCGCAGCCAAACGCCGGCAAGCGGCCAGCTTGACGGGGATCGAAATGTCGGTGTCGGTCAGGCCCGTCAGGATTTTGCTGGATAAGATGGTCGCAAAGGTGCCGTCGCCGATGCTCGACAGCCTCGTCTGGACCCAGCGGATGGTGTCCGCGTTGTCGGTGTTGCGGATCAAACGCTGGGCGTCCACATCGAACGCATCGGGCAAATCGCGGGCCGCATCAAGCAGCACAAGTAAAGCGCAGGCTTCGCTGTCCGTGACTCTTTCGGCTTGGCTGCGAAAATGTTCCAGCCAGTGACTATCGGCCAGTTCTAAGAGATCCCAATCGTCCGACTTTGCCTTCAAGACAAGCATCGAAGTCAGGCTGGCCGTCGGATCCGTGGGCGGTGACCCCGCGTCCGCCTTTTTTGTCATCGCAAAAGGCAACATGGTGTCGGCGGAACGCCAGTCGTCGGCTAGGACGAAGTGTTGAATCGCTTGGTTGGCTGCGACCAACGCATCACCGTGATCGGGGTGTTTACGAACGAAATCGGCCATCGCCTTGCCAATTTCGGCCGGTGAAGCGTCCGGATTGGACAGCACGCACCACGCAGCGCCCAGGTCGGCGGTGGCCGCGACCTCTGCCGAAGCGGTTCTTGATACCAGGGCAAAGGTGCTGGCCGCCGCGGCCGGATCGGTTTGCATTTGTCGTTTGGCTGATCGCATCAGGAACGTGTGGATCCACTGGCGATGCGTTTCGTCCAATTCATCAGCGTCTGCCAACGCATTTGCGAGACACTGCGTTGCACCGGAGAAGTCACCGTCGGCGGCCAGGGCGGATGCGGCGGCCATGCGAATGCCGTTTCGCCGTGATGATGGTAAGTCGGCTCCGGCGTCATCCAACCACGTCAGGCAACGACGAAACGTCTTGGCAGAACTTTGGCCGTTCTGTGTCAATGCTTGGCCCAGCATTGCATGGGTCAGGACCATGGCCGGTCCGATCCGTTGTCGGTCCGCCTGGCTGACGGATTGGGCGGGACCAAGTGCTTGGTCGACTTTGTCCAAGCGGTCGCTCGCTTGGCTCAGTTCATCGCTTTGGATCAGACGCCGGACTTGGGCCAATTCGTCAAGCGTGTTGGCCGGCACGGACGCTGCTTCCTGTGCCGCTTCGACGACGTCCTGTGCCGACGCGGATTTCCAGTCGATCGCCAACGCGCAGCCAAGCGTGACCATGATGACGATCATCATCACTGGCGGGCGACGGTGCGGGCGGATCGAAGTGTGCATCAACGGGCGGGGCGGGTCGGTGGACTCGTTCGAAAAGCTCGGGTGCGACGCACACCCCGTGTCGATGAAGCAGGGATCGACGTTCCCTGGCATGCTTACCCAAATTGCGCCGGCGCAATCAATAGCGACACCAACGATTCGGCCGCCTGGGGGTGCGGGCGGTCAAAAACGATCTTGCGGCGGCCGGGACCGAGTGCTTACAAGCCGATCAGCCCGCCGAAGCCCTGGCCTTTGCCGTCAGGAACCGGGCGCCATCGCGTCACCTGGTGCTGACAACGAGGCGACCAGGCGTTGACGGCGGTTTCGCAGCAAAATTGGACCATTCATCGGAAGGATTCACGTCCAGTGTTTTCACGCAATCCTGCGGCACGAAGCGTGATGACGGCATCGTTCGTCGTCGGCCAAGCGACTCTGTTGT
Coding sequences within:
- a CDS encoding MotA/TolQ/ExbB proton channel family protein translates to MTNKGGTRKFVAADDRRGSPAWRGLVSFLLPPMVLTFGLAAWTALMPVATGQQMRPQSLNFQGGQTGYNGQANFNNGNNQFYNTASAGPDARIASAPSSIPSLNQELPQQQGVAPESEDESAAWEMPAIVDKISQGGVLMIPLAICSLVVLALSMERLVSLRRGRVIPRPFVRRFTECVEDGQLSFDEATELCEEFSCPVAEVFQAAVRRWGRPMFEVEQAVMDAGDRVADGLRRFLRVFHAISNVAPLIGLLGTVLGMIEAFETISSQESIGHPELLASGISQALLTTAGGLSVAIPAYLAYMYFSAKSDGYLNEIDKLCQRVVDCISAEGLESAGGGTKSRKRRAA
- a CDS encoding right-handed parallel beta-helix repeat-containing protein, whose translation is MGIFRFLNLSPVQHSVALGTVAAMILSGTSGSRWVCADEEATPYQLFVDIHADDGGTGTASDPFPNLEAAKRTIRQRRDAGAWPVDGAVVVNVAPGVYAADSSLRFGSADGGTESAPVVYRSTQPGAATLQGGVTLKASDFRPIRKALDDPATTGMNPGVWDRVLVCDLSDRGMEFPKVPKSYRAVPPAPWLYVDGRPMELARWPNHGDGDGWARFHEAIDTGLGNPDSEDPAKRQLRPGSFRFDDPRPERWDIQRGVWLCGYWTHDWSDEVIQIAQYDLAEKAIKLAAPHHYGIKGKTWGNSQRRFFAVNVLSELDAPGEWYLDRQEQRLFLDPPTGFADASITLATLTEPILKIEHAKHLRFEGFTIECGHGDAIDVRDGHNVQIAGCTIRNMGAGGVRVTGSENQVRSCDLYQLGTFGISLSGGDRKQLTMAGNVADNNHVHHYGLFQRTYAAGISAGGCGQTITNNLIHDAPHNAIRYGGNEHRIERNEIHHVVLETGDAGAFYTGRDWTSQGNVLRHNYIHDLGVGNTDHVNTMAIYLDDCDSGDTLEGNIMVRAGRAVMMGGGRDNKVINNLVIDCPIGIHLDSRGMTWSQWNNPEHPSWMLEEKALALDYQSPIWAQRYPSLAKIMADSPKEPLHNRFARNVFVDCDRRVCQFDSNVMKLLGKLDVADNVAVSSTGSSASTVKIADITGFSNQDAKIDATGDDKVDAYLKQQDASGWMGIDGWEPIPVDKIGLRKDVYRKTLP
- a CDS encoding prenyltransferase/squalene oxidase repeat-containing protein; translated protein: MIDPTNLWTDPWVVYPVAVAAIGLLVVTVWLFGRRKRSGRQAAVVCLLMSIALHAVIFFAVPLIQNPGGSTNVDPDNDDDPGVSEINVAVFDPDLLTADVAGDDPSAMIAPLPVAELTDLVETPTVPSESPDEDDLSDVAEVVPDDPTPSEPAPIPDSLASEPFDAPPTTEDAADQTENTDPSDLINDQPIAMATQALLDDWLNEIDATNDMAAASQIDSTQSVAPEPAVASSAASSSDPSKQPATTAPTPRPAGTPSASAQQANVRATASHPTATVSNAISSAPEAMTAGARKADFANRVGSAKQLALQQTGGDQNTEAAVGRALKFLAMHQRSDGGFDSRSAGSGQERRPLGEARSDAHGVVAGSRSDSASTGMALLAMVGSGNTHVEGPYSENVYRGLVYLIRQQKSSGSLAGNATLYASNYCHGMAALAMGEAAAMSSDPNAIEATRRALMYTRSMQHPTTGGFRYTPGDPGDLSQLGWQAMVMDAGFRAGLPADRQAVGGVLRFLRTVRAGRSGGLASYRPGEKPTRTMTAEALATRLLMGDTVPPAEIFEAEQFLLEQPPGVGQDNYYYWYYATIALHQLQDAAWQRWNQALKTRLLATQLPDGSWPTDSVWGGYGGKVYTTAMATLCLEVYYRHSLRGSSTDVAGNAATRR
- a CDS encoding ExbD/TolR family protein, producing the protein MPKRSRSEDATINLTPMIDVVFLLVIFFMVGSKFSESESRVNVNVAGAADMQAISRLPDKRIVDVAGDGSVTLDGQMVAPDQLYQSLQEQFAVYPGLRVLVRAERNAPFDVVDQILRTIRNSGIANINLAAKGPSVASVSPQGMRR
- the queG gene encoding tRNA epoxyqueuosine(34) reductase QueG, whose protein sequence is MQSDPVPDDLKAEIRAVAGQLGFHLCGFAPAVSSQGHSDLLRWIDEGYAAEMDYFSQRIDAYKHPSGVLPGVRSIIALAYPYPSASERIDARGKHIPSDGQTPSGRGKVARYVWTGDDYHDWIHPKLKTLCRTLQSCAPESRSRGVVDTAPLMEREVAQLAGLGWRGKNTLLLRPLVGSYFFLACVLTTVELQPDPPFDRFHCGTCTACLDACPTDAFPQPGVMDASRCISYLTIEHRGSIPRPLRPQIGDWVFGCDVCQEVCPWNRQSSRENTRPNNESVSPSEPTMTDLDLHDLFTLDDEQFRKRYRKTALWRTRRRGILRNAAIVLGNQGTTESLGPLTTGLSDHEPLVRSASAWALGRIGGKARSVLMQRLATEDDPEVIAEIQSAIDHLA
- a CDS encoding tetratricopeptide repeat protein, with product MHTSIRPHRRPPVMMIVIMVTLGCALAIDWKSASAQDVVEAAQEAASVPANTLDELAQVRRLIQSDELSQASDRLDKVDQALGPAQSVSQADRQRIGPAMVLTHAMLGQALTQNGQSSAKTFRRCLTWLDDAGADLPSSRRNGIRMAAASALAADGDFSGATQCLANALADADELDETHRQWIHTFLMRSAKRQMQTDPAAAASTFALVSRTASAEVAATADLGAAWCVLSNPDASPAEIGKAMADFVRKHPDHGDALVAANQAIQHFVLADDWRSADTMLPFAMTKKADAGSPPTDPTASLTSMLVLKAKSDDWDLLELADSHWLEHFRSQAERVTDSEACALLVLLDAARDLPDAFDVDAQRLIRNTDNADTIRWVQTRLSSIGDGTFATILSSKILTGLTDTDISIPVKLAACRRLAAASDWSSIAAALSDATADDVVGQTNTPADAVSPEDQAFAEDQANQESAELLSILAESLVQDGRGQQSHAWWIRAVDDFGDTRITSLLRLAEIACQHGQRDEAAARVLAARQAAGNDTAKLVFVDLLDADLSIRALRFGHARDLLESVVRNPHAITTLRGRAQWLIGETYFLQQDYAAAIDAYRLVEGIDPESPWVAASLVQAGKSFEHLGRTQSASMCYGNLVRRFGDSPHSELARRRLANLPAASSQADSTLKR